In Aridibaculum aurantiacum, the following proteins share a genomic window:
- a CDS encoding DUF547 domain-containing protein, with the protein MKLAAIILSLFIMSSALASPGSIQATAQQFLYAVKTGEETDSLAEQLSNLTEAAITQELDTDCKKKAFWLNVYNGYVQMLLKKDPLKYKSRNSFFSIKQVKVAGHQLSLDFIEHGILRRSKNKLSMGYFNKLFPSSLEKKWRVDSVDWRIHFALNCGASSCPPIAFYDAAKVDKQLDMATRSYLTGDVEYDSSNNVVKVPKLMSWFRADFGGKDGTRKILQDLQIIPGGSKPAIKYKDYDWTLTLQQYQDL; encoded by the coding sequence ATGAAATTGGCAGCTATCATTTTATCGTTGTTCATTATGTCTTCAGCACTGGCATCTCCGGGTTCTATACAAGCAACTGCGCAGCAATTTTTGTATGCTGTAAAAACAGGAGAAGAAACAGATTCCCTGGCGGAACAACTTTCTAATCTAACAGAGGCTGCCATTACTCAGGAATTAGATACAGACTGTAAAAAGAAGGCCTTCTGGCTGAACGTTTACAATGGATATGTGCAGATGCTTCTGAAGAAGGACCCATTAAAATACAAAAGCAGGAACAGCTTCTTTTCCATTAAGCAAGTAAAGGTGGCGGGGCATCAGCTAAGCCTGGATTTTATAGAACATGGAATATTGCGCCGCTCAAAAAATAAATTGAGCATGGGCTATTTCAATAAACTATTTCCATCCTCACTTGAAAAGAAATGGCGCGTAGACAGTGTAGACTGGCGAATACATTTTGCGCTCAACTGCGGCGCCAGCAGCTGCCCGCCTATAGCGTTTTACGATGCTGCTAAAGTTGATAAACAACTAGACATGGCAACCCGCAGCTACCTCACCGGAGATGTAGAATATGACAGCTCTAATAATGTTGTAAAAGTACCTAAGCTTATGAGCTGGTTCAGGGCAGACTTTGGCGGCAAAGACGGCACCAGGAAAATACTGCAGGACCTGCAGATCATTCCTGGAGGAAGTAAGCCTGCCATAAAGTATAAAGATTATGATTGGACACTAACACTACAACAATACCAGGACCTGTAG